DNA sequence from the Leptospirillum ferrooxidans C2-3 genome:
AAAAAGAACGAAGGATGCAAGGATCGACAATCCCCCGGGAGCGGCGATCATCGCGGCGGAGACAGCGCCCCGGATCGGGGCCCAGGCGGCGTTCACCCCCTGGTGTGTCCAGTCGCCGGTATGGGCAGCGGTGTGCATGGCCTGAACGAGGTGATAGCCGTATGTAAGGGACAGGAGAAAAAGCGCCAGAATCGAGACCATCCCGGCCACGATGGAAAGAACCGAAGGAATGTTGGCCAGGATGTTGGATCCCGAAACGAAAGCTCCCAATGGAGAGGACGAACAGGTGTTCTGTCCCGCCGAAGATCCGAAAAGGGAATAGAGGACGCAAGAGGCCAAGGACCCGGGTGCCGAATTGACGAAGGAGGGAATGGCGAATCCGGCCAGCATGCTGTTTTTGATTCTTTCGAGGTCCACCTCAAGGGGCCACTTTTGCCACGGGAGCCTACGGGGAAGATCATCGAGACACCAGTTCCAGAGAATGATCGGATAACAGATGGCGGCGATTCCGGAAACCCCATCGATCAAATACAGCCAGGTTGGAAGACCGATCGTCTCCTCCATGGAGACTGTCTCCGCCAGCATGGCGAAGCCTCCGACGAGAGGAGGGAAGACACAGTGCCAGAAGATTTTCTTGAGAGTCGTCTTGTGTGGGCGTACCAAGCGGTTCTCATCCCGGAAGCGCTGGAAATCGGCAAAGGCGGTAGACATGAGCGCGGCGTAGCGGGTGGAGTATTGGAGCGGGATGACGCACGTCAATTTAAAGGCCCAGGCGATACGCCCAAACCCGTCAAAGACATGTCGGGCGAGGGAGGCCCAATAACGCCTGGCCCCGAGAAATCCTTTCCAGCCTCCTCCGGAGATCCACATCCAGATCCGGCTTTTTCGCCAGTCGGTAGAGCGGGAAAGGGCATTTTCCGTTCCGGAAAGGGAAGGGAGCTTCTCTTGAGCAGGTGAACCCCACCCTTGGGGATGTTTGGCCGGAGGGATAGCCGCCAGGTCCTGATCCTGCCCTGGGGGAAGACCTGGGAGAGCCGGCTGCCGGAAGTCGATAGCCCGTTTTCCCGCCCGCATGATCGCGCGTCCGGAGGCTTTGACAATGCCCTTTCCCAAGTCCCCTAGGGACTTTGCGATTCCATCCCGATCCAGCTTCTTTAGAAAAAGAACCCTGAAGTTTGTTCTTTCCGTCTTTTTACTGTTCATGCGTTCCTCCGTTTAATTAAAATGTTATCTCACTATACCATATATAAAAATAAAGAAAAAAGTATGATTATCAGGATATTCCTGTGCTATGATGGGCAAAAAAATGGGGGGGAGAATGTATATGACGACAGAGAAGGGTATTGAAGAAGACCTGATCTCAAAGCTTCAGGGTCTCAAATATACCTTTCGTCCTGAAATTCGCAATCGATCGTCCCTCGAATCCAACTTTCGGACCAAGTTCGAGGCATTGAACCGCGTCAATCTGACGGATGACGAGTTTGCACGCCTGCTCGACGAAATTACCAGTCCCGATGTTTTCATTTCCGCCCAGCGGCTGCGTTCGATGAACTCCTTCGACCGAGACGACGGAACCCCACTCAACTACACGTTGGTCAATATTCGCGATTGGTGCAAAAATGACTACGAGGTAGTCAACCAATTGCGGGTCAATACCCATTCGAGTCACCACCGCTACGATGTCATCCTGCTCATCAACGGCGTGCCTGTAGTGCAAATCGAACTCAAGTCCCTTTCCGTCACTCCCCGCCGGGCCATGCAACAGATCGTCAATTACAAGAACGACCCTGGCAATGGCTACGGCAGTACGCTCTTGTCATTTATCCAGCTCTTCATTGTCAGCAATCAAACCAACACCTCGTATTTTGCCAACAACAATGCCCGACACTTTTCCTTCAATGCCGAAGAGCGCTTTTTGCCAGTCTATAAATTCGCCGCCGAAGACAACAGAAAGATTGACAGCCTTGATAAATTCGCCGAGAAGTTCCTTTCCAAATGCTTTCTTGGCGAGATGATCAGCCGGTATATGGTGCTGGTGGCAAGCGAGCAAAAACTCTTGATGATGCGGCCTTACCAGATCTATGCGGTGAAGGCGATTGTCGATTGCATTCACCAGCGTTGTGGCAATGGCTACATTTGGCATACAACTGGGTCCGGCAAGACGTTGACCTCATTTAAAGCCTCCACTCTTCTCAAGGACAACCCTGATATCGATAAATGCCTTTTTGTGGTCGATCGAAAGGACCTCGACCGACAGACCCGAGAGGAGTTTAACCGATTCCAGGAAGGCTGCGTCGAAGAAAACACCAATACTGAGACCTTGGTATCGAGGCTACTCTCGGACGACTACGCCGACAAGGTCATCGTCACCACCATCCAGAAACTGGGCCTGGCACTGGAAGGATCAAACAAACGCAACTACCGCGAACGCCTGTCCCCTTTGCGGAGCAAACGTATGGTCTTCATCTTCGACGAATGCCACCGCTCCCAATTCGGCGACAACCACAAAGCGATAAAAGAATTTTTCCCGAACGCTCAGCTCTTTGGGTTTACCGGCACGCCCATTTTCGAGGCCAACGCCAGTACCCAACAGGTCGATGGCGACCAAGCGCGATTGCGCACCACCAACGATCTCTTTCAACGTTGTCTCCACCAGTACACCATCACGCACGCCATTGATGACGAGAACGTCTTGCGTTTTCACGTCGATTATTACAAACCGGAAGGGAAAAACCCGCCCCAACCCGGTCAGGCGATGGCTAAGGAAAAGATTCTCGAAACTATCCTTTCAAAACACGACACCGCCACCAATAGCCGCAAGTTCAACGCTCTCCTAGCCACTCAATCGATTAACGACGCCATCGAATACTTCGAGCTTTTTCAGCGTCTTCAGTCCGCCAAGATCATAGAAGACTCGAACTTTATTCCGCTCAACATCGCCTGCGTCTTTTCTCCTCCGGCCAACGGAAACAAAGACATCTTGCAGATCCAGGAAGCCCTTCCCCAAGAAAAGGAAGACAATCAGGAAGATCCCGAGGGCAAGAAGGCGGCCCTGGAGCGAATCATCGCCGACTATAATGTCCGCTATGGAACCAACCACCGCATGAGCGACTTTGACCTCTACTACCAGGATGTTCAAAAGCGGATCAAGGATCAGCAATTCCCCAATTTAGACCTGCCCCATAGTCAAAAGATCGACATCACCATCGTCGTGGACATGCTGCTTACCGGTTTCGACTCCAAATACCTGAACACCCTCTATGTGGACAAGAATCTCAAATACCATGGTTTGATCCAGGCGTTTTCCCGAACGAACCGCATGCTGAACGACAGCAAACCCTATGGGAATATCCTCGATTTTCGCCGCCAGCAAAATCTGGTGGAAGAAGCCATTGCCCTGTTCTCCGGAGAGAAGGTTAACAATCCGCGCGAGATCTGGTTGGTGGACCCGGCTCCCAAAGTCGTGGAGAAGTTGCAGACCGCGACCAAGCAACTAGAGACCTTCATGCAGTCGCAGGGACTCACTTTTACACCGGAAGACGTTCCCAACCTGAAAGGGGATGCCGCCCGTAGTCAGTTCATCGAGCTCTTTAAAGAAGTGCAGCGCATGACCGCCAAGGTCGACCAGTACACCGACCTGACCAACGAGCAGATAGCGACGATTTCCCGCATCACTCCTCCTGATATGTTACAGGGCTTCCGCTCCCAGTATCTCGAAACTGCCCGCCAACTCAAGGAGAAACAGGACAAAGGCAACGCCAATCCCAAAGTGAACGAGATCGACTTTAAGTTTGTGCTCTTTGCCTCGGCGGTGATCGACTATGACTACATCATGAATCTCATCGCGCGCCTCACCCAACAGAAACCGGGCAAGCAAACGATGACCCGCGAACAGTTGATTGGGCTCATCCAGTCTGATTCCAAGTTTCTCGACGACCGTGACGATCTTGCCGATTACATTCGCAGTCTGCCCGTGGCGCAGGCACTGGATGAAAACCAGATCCGGGAAGGATTCGATCGATTCAAGGCGGAAAAGAAAGCGGAGGTTCTGTCAGACTTGGCGATCCAGCACGGCTTGGATTCACAAGCGCTGCAAGATTTTATTGACGAGGTGCTTCGCCGGCGCATCTTCGACGGGGAGCGGCTGAGCGAGCTGTTCGCTCCACAAAATCTCGGGTGGAAATCCCGAATACAGAAAGAACTGGCCCTTATGGAGGAACTTGCCCCTTTACTCCGAAAACTCGCTCATGGGCGAGAGATCTCCGGATTGGAGGCATATGAGCAGTAAGGATGACAAAATGAAACGTCCACTCGTTCCACGACTACGGTTTCCGGAGTTTCGGGAGGCGGAGGAGTGGCAATCTCCTTCCTTGGGGGAAATTTCAGAACCTGTCGAAGAACGAGTGGGAGATCAACAACTCACGCCCGTTAGTATTTCCGCAGGGATTGGGTTCGTGCCTCAATATCAGAAATTCGGACGTGATATTTCCGGAAACCAATATCAGCTGTACACCGTGGTTAGAGATGGTAACTTTGTTTACAACAAAGGGAATTCTCTCAAATATCCCCAAGGCTGCGTTTACGATCTTCAGGGCTGGGGTGAAGTCGCGGCTCCCAATGTCTTTATCTGCTTTCAACTGAAAGATGGATTTGAGAACAGTTTCTTTCGGCAGTGCTTTGAGAAGAACGCGCATGGCATTCAACTCAGAAAGCACATCACAAGTGGTGCAAGGAGTAATGGACTTCTAAATATCAGCAAGAAAGATTTTTACGATATCAGAATTCCGACACCAGAACATGCCGAACAACAAAAAATCGCGGACTGCCTCTCCTCCCTCGATGAGATGATCACTCTGGAGGCCAAAAAACTAGAGGCCCTCAAGACTCACAAAAAAGGGTTAATGCAACAGCTCTTCCCTCGTGCGGGGGAAACCGTTCCACGACTAAGGTTTCCGGAGTTTCGGGAGGCGGGGGAGTGGGAAGAGAAAACAATATCAGAAATCGGCGAATTGTTGGGCGGTCTGAGCGCCAAATCTGCCGAGGATTTTGGCCAAGGATCACCGTTTGTTACTTATCGCCAGATATTTAACAGTACATACATTGATATGAAAGAGTGCAGACGAGTTAGAGTCGAGAAAAATGAGACACAAAACAAGTTACAGCAAGGGGATATTTTATTTACAGCATCGTCAGAAACTCCAGATGAAGTTGGCGTTGCTTCCGTTATTCTCGCTGAACCAGAAGTAGAGACTTACCTAAATAGTTTTTGCTTCGCTCTTCGAGCTTATAATTACAATAGTCTGAATGGTCAGTTCTCGCGGTATCTTTTTCATAGTCCTAGCTACCGCAAATCTGTTACTGATATCGCTCAAGGGAGCACTCGATTCAACATTTCCAAGTCCACTTTTAGGCAGATTCGTATTGCCATTACCAAAGATAAAAAGGAACAACAAAAAATCGCCGATTCCCTCTCCTCTCTCGATGACCTGATCACTCTGGAGACCAAAAAACTCGAGGCCCTCAAGACTCACAAGAAAGGGTTGATGCAGCAGCTCTTTCCGGTACTGGAAGATGAAGAATGAAAGAGTCCCAGCCCTTCAATGACCTGTCTGCGCTGGCGAAGGATCTACGGCAGGAGTTGGAAAAAAAGAAGATCATTCTTCTCTATGCCTACAACGGTACGGGCAAAACGCGGCTGTCCATGGCCTTCAAGGATCTTGGCAAGAAAACAAATGATGATGACGAAACCATCGATCGTGACACGCTCTACTTCAATGCCTTCACCGAGGATCTTTTCCAATGGGATAACGATCTCGATGGCGACAGTGACCGCCAGCTAGTGCTCAATGCGGCGTCGTACTTTTTTGCAGGTCTCGCCGAGTTGGAAATGGAGACCCGAATCCGTCCTCTGCTGGAACGCTATGCGGATTTTGACTTCTCCATCGATACGGAAAAATGGGAGGTATTCTTCTCGCGAAGGGTGGACGGGCAGATTCTCAACAACATCAAGGTCTCGCGCGGCGAAGAGAACATTTTCGTCTGGTGCTTCTTTCTTGCCATCGCCCAGTTGGCGATGGACCCTGAGATAGAGGCTTATCGCTGGGTAAAATATCTCTACATCGATGATCCCATTTCATCGTTAGATGAGCAGAACGCCATTGGAGTGGCGAACCACCTCGCACAACTGCTCAAGCACGAAAACAGCCACCTCAAGACCGTCATCTCAACGCATCACACCCTATTTTTCAATGTGCTGAGCAACGAGCTGAAAAATGCTCGAAAGTATTTCCTCCAAAAGCCGGCAACCAGTAGCAACTACATCCTTCGGGAGGAGACGAGCGATACGCCTTTTTTTCACCATGTTGCGGCCTTAACAGAGTTGTATCAGGCCGCACAGGAAGACCGGTTATTTACCCACCATTTCAATATGCTACGCGTCATTCTAGAGAAGACTGCCAGTTTCCATGGCCACAAGAACTTTTCGGCTTGCATCAAGAAGCAAGACGATGACCAGGACGGGATTCTGCATGCCCGCCTGATCAATATCCTGAGCCACGGCAATTATTCCCTCTACGAACCCAAGCAAATGCTGGAGGAAAATAAACAGCATTTTAGGAAGATCCTGTATGATTTCCTAAACCGCTATCCCTTCAATCCAGACTTTTTTCCTAAAGCCTCTGAGGAAACAGACACATTATGACCGACATCGAAAGGCAACAACTGGGCAAGACCCTTTGGAACATCGCCGACCAACTAAGGGGAGCGATGAATGCGGATGACTTCCGGGATTACATGCTGGCGTTCCTCTTCCTTCGATACCTCTCCGACAACTACGAAGAAGCGGCGAGCAAGGAACTGGGGCCTGACTATCCCTCCTTGTCGTCTGGCGACCGGCGCGCCCCTCTTGCGGTGTGGTATGAACAGAACCACAACGATACCCCTAAATTTGAAACACAAATGCGACGCAAGGTGCATTACGTCATTCGCCCGGAATACCTCTGGTCAAGCATGGCGGAAATGGCGCGCACCCAGAGCGGGGAGCTTCTGAATACGCTTCAGAAGGGGTTCAATTATATTGAAAACGAATCCTTTAACAGCACCTTTCATGGGCTGTTTTCAGAGATCGGTCTAACCTCGGATAAACTGGGAAAAACCTATCCGGAACGCAATGCAAAACTGTGCAAGATCATTAGTGAGATCGCCAAGGGACTCTCCGAGTTTTCCACCGACAGCGACACATTGGGGGATGCCTATGAGTACCTGATCGGCCAGTTCGCCGCAGGCTCCGGAAAGAAGGCGGGCGAGTTTTATACCCCCCAACAGATTTCCAGCATCCTGTCGGGCATTGTCACGCTGGACAGTCAGGATCCCTCCACCGGGAAAAGGAATCATCTGGAGAGCGTACTCGATTTTGCCTGCGGTTCGGGATCGCTGCTCCTGAACGTGCGCCATCGTATGGGACCGCATGGGATCGGCAAGATCTACGGACAAGAGAAGAACATCACCACCTACAACCTGGCCCGGATGAACATGCTGCTACACGGGGTGAAGGATTCTGAATTCGAAATCTTCCACGGTGACACGCTGACCAATGAGTGGGACTTCTTGCGTGAGACCAACCCGGCCAAGGTACCGAAATTTGATGCGGTGGTGGCCAATCCGCCCTTTAGCTACCACTGGGATGTTACTGATGCAGTGGGTGATGATGTTCGCTTCAAGAACTATGGCCTAGCCCCAAAATCTGCCGCTGACTTTGCTTTCTTGCTCCATGGGTTTCATTTTCTGAAGCCCGATGGCGTCATGGCCATCATCCTCCCGCATGGAGTGCTGTTCCGAGGAGGTGCCGAAGCGCGTATTCGGACCAAACTGCTGAAAGACGGCAATATCGACAGCATTATCGGGCTTCCGGCCAACCTCTTTTACTCCACCGGAATCCCGGTGTGCATCCTGGTACTAAAGAAATGCAAGAAGCCGGATGATGTTCTGTTCATCAATGCCGCAGACCACTACGAAAAAGGCAAGCGCCAGAACCGGCTAAGACCTGAAGATATTGACAAGATTCTCGAGACATATCAGAAGAGGACCGAAGAGGCGCGGTATTCGAGACGGGTCTCAATGGAAGAGATTGAGGGAAACGATTTCAATCTCAACATCTCCCGTTATGTCAGCACGGCGCAGGAAGAGGAAGGGATCGACCTGGGGGCGGTCAATTCAGAATTGATTTCTCTTGAAAAGAAAATCGAGGCGGCAGCCAGACGACATAACGAGTTTCTCAAAGAACTGGGGTTGCCATTGTTGCCGTGAGAGGGAATCCCGGAGGATCTCCGCCTAAAAGAGATTTATCATTAAAATGAATAGGGGGTTCATATTATGAGGAAAGCCAAAGACAGGAATATTAGTATAAGTATTATTAATATTGCTGTTTCCCCTCCACATGAAGCGAGCCGATATGTTCAACTCATGCAGGATGCACTTGAATTAAAAAATCCAGTGAATCTCAAAGGGGATTGGGTTGGAATGATAGGTGTCATAGCGGCAGAAGAGGAACGCACAGAAAATAGTGTAAGGTTCCTTTGTGGAAAATTTTATAAATACATAGACCTCATCTCAACAAAAAAATGGTTTAACATTAAAGAGTTCAAGCCTGCTCAGAAAAATGAAATCGAATCTATTCAAATCCCAGATGAACTAAAACCGCATTTTCAAGAATCTTTTTTTGTTTTTTTAATTGAGCATCATCGCTTATTTTTTATCACAAAGAATGGTCAAAACTCATTTTCTCCTTTTCAAGCAAATAAAGTCCTTTCCAGTGTGTTTTCTAGACCAGAAATTTTAACAAAATATGAAAATGTTAGTATTACAGTGGAGCCAGCCCGTGAATCCTTAGATAATATTTTGACGTTACCTCAGTTACACACTTTGAAAATTGAAATTACTCCTCCCAATCCAGACGACCTTGGTGAAGATGAAAAAGAAATCTTCGGCAGAATGCATGATCAAAATGCAAGGTCCTACAGTGTGGAGCTTTCTGCTGCTACCAAAAACGGGTTAATACCAGATGAAAAAACAAGAAAAATTGCTAAGGTCGCACAATCCAATGGGATGGTTACGGGAATTGGAGGAGAATATGGGAACACAAATACTTTATCTACATCGCAACACCCTTACTATGCAAAAACATCTTTCAATCCTGAACACGAAAATATATTTAATGTATTAGTAAAAAAAGCAATAGATATATGGAGTAACATAAATAGCAAGGAATAAAACTGGTGTTTAATAAAATATTTGCTAATTACAAGAACTTGTTTGATATAGTGCATAGGTATTGGAGTGCATACGGAGGCTTCCGTGCTTTCCTAAGTTCCCCGTATTTCCATGCCTCATTAGGAATGTCCTTATTGTTGAAGCATTATTGGATGGAGAAGCCTTGGTGGGAAACCACACTTTCTGTACTTCCTAGCGTTCTTGGTTTTACCTTGGCAGGCTTTACTATTTGGCTCGGATTTGGTGATGAGAAATTTCGATTAAGACTCATGGTGGGTAAGGATAAAAGAAGCCATTATATGAGCGTATGTGCAACATTTGCTCACTTTGTTATTATTCAGATAATCGCAATTTTATTAGCTATAATGGCTTTGGCCTATAGATTGTCAATCCCAAAAACTCCCTTTTTATTGGAATTATTTAATTACATTAAGGTATTTTTAAGATTTGTTGGATTCTGGTTTTTTATTTATGCCATCTTCACAGCACTAGCAGCTACACTCGCTGTTTTCCGAACTGCTACTTGGTATGAACGAATTTCTAAAGAATCCACTTGTTCTGCTCTTGAGAAAGTGAAGAATGGCATTCCTATGGAGCAAGCGGCGAAGGAAGAAGGAGTTGAGTTTTCAACCCTTTACCGGGTTTCCAACCAAAAAGATGAAAAAAATCAACCATGAGTTAACTCTCTTCACCTCTTCTTCTCCATCTCCTCCACCAACTGCTGGACCACCGTCTTATCAGCGTCTCCGCTTTCTCCCCGGTCCTTCATGTTCTGGGAGCGGCGCTCGATCTCTTCCCGCGCCGAGCCTCCCGGAAATCGGGTGGCAAGTCTCTTTCTGGCCTCCACAGGCCCCAGAAGTCGATAAAGCTCATCTCTCAGAACCGCGTCCTGGGAGGTCGTCGAAAACGCCCACAGCTCGATCGGCCCCAAGGTGTTTGTGACGAACTGCTGGAACGTCCCCCGGTTCGTCACCATCCGGGCAATCAGATTAGCGCCGGCTTTGGACGGGGACCCTATCTTCTCCATTGCCCCCAGCACGCTCTCCGAGAATCCGAAGATCTTTCCCGCCTTGTCGATCGCCTGCTTCGTGGCCGCTCCCAGGATCCAGACCGAGGTGGAGAGATCCACCATCGTCTCGTCGAAATCGTTGATCGACTGGGAGAAGAGGGCAATCTGGATTCCTCTTTTGCGGCCTTCCCGGATGTCTGTCATGACCTGCGTCCGCACAAGGGGTGCCGCGTCGGTGCGGTGGAACTCGTCGAAGACCAGGCGCTTGGCGTCCTCTTTCAGATCCCGAGCCCTGTCGAGATGAAAGGCCTTGTAGCGGTCCGGGGCCAGGACTGCTTCTTCCGCGTCCAGGAAAAAGTCCCGGACGAGCATGTATCGTCCCAGGAGATACATGACAGCCGTCTGGCGGGCGGCCGGTCCCGAACCTTTTGGACAGACCGCATCGAGATCCAGCGCCACCACCCGGGCCTCTCCCAGGTCGAACTTCGTTTCCCCCGCCAGAATCGGGTACTCCCGGATCGCTTCCTGGATCCGTCGCTTGAAATACTCCACCACAGATTCTCCCGTCGGAGTTGTTAACCGATACTCGGAGGTCACCGCAGGATCGCTTGCTATGGACGGGATATCCTTCAGATTCGGAACGGCATGCGTCTGAGCAAGCCATGCTTCCCGGATCCGCCCCTGGTCATAGAGAGCGTCGACGACGTCCCACCAGTAGAGTTTAGGATGCTTCTCGAAAGGGAAGGCGATTTCGGAAAGGGCCTGGTCGACTACGGGATCGATGTGAGGAGCGTATTCCCGGGGAGATGCGTTCGCTTCCCGGTCCTCAAGGGAGGAATACGCCCGATCGACCACGAGGCTGGCGATCCCCGAAACTCCGTCATAAGGGTCATTCGCTCCCAGAGGGGTCGCCAAAAGGCTCAGGAAATTCGCGAGAAACGCCCGGTGTGCCGGAAGAGGGGTGCGGTAGCCCAAGGGCAGGTCGAAAGGATTAACGGAATAATCCGAGCTCATCGTCACCCGGTAATGGGCTGCCAGATGCTTCTTTCCTTCCGGTAGTGCCCCCTTCAGAAGCGATATGAGTCCGGACGACGATGGGCCGATATCGAGGATGGCGATCCGGGGAAGACGCCGGAGACCCGGAAGAAGAGAAAGCGCGAGGTTCAGTGCGTTCGAAAACACGCTCTTTCCGCCGCCGCTAGGAGCAAATCCCAGCTCGATCCAGGAGGATTGAAGGGGAGATCCGGGCTGGAAGGGCAGGATCTTCCCGTCGGGAGAGCGGAGCAGGAGGGCTCCCTTCTCGAACACGCTGGCCGGACGGACAGGAATCGTAGGGGCCACCTCGGAAAGTGGTGCAATCAGGACGGGCGCAACCGACCGGCGAGAAAGTCCCGGAACGGTCGAAACGAGTCCCAGAAAGGGATCTCCCGTTCTGGCGGTTGCCTCCACTCCGCCCCAGGCGTTTAGTGCCTGCTGGAGAATGGAAGCGTTCCGGCGGACCTCTTTCCCGTCTTCTCCCCAGGTGCAGACAGCCATGGAGATTCGTACAACCGGCTGTCCGGCCAGAAAGCGGGCCCGGATGTCTTCCGCACCGGCCAAGATCTGCTTGTTCCGGGCCGAAACGAACGACAGGATCTGGGCGACCACAGGCCGCCAGGAGAGGCTCCCGATTCCGTTCCCCTCGAACCGGAAAAGAATCCTCCATGGGATTTCCCGAAGGTACGAGAACAGTTCCCCGAAGGGAACGGGGGAGAGTTGGGGCATCGTTACGGAGAATGTCCGGATATACCGGTCCCCCAGACGAACGGTTTCGAGATCCAGAACCTCGGCAGGTCGGGGAACGACCTGTTGTGCGACCTGTGGCCACTGGACGCAGTCGATCAGGTCTTCCCCCGGATCCGGGTACCGGACCGGAATTTTGTCTCCGGGAAGTCTTGGCCTCCATTCTTCCGGAGTCACATCCGGATCGACCATGTGGCGAATCTGCCGTAGCGCCGTGTGGCAGTCGAGTGCCCGGACGAGGAAGCCGGTCTGGGAAAGCCCCATTTCGAAATTGGAGACCACCGCCCGGTGCTTTTCCCGGAGACGTGCGAGACCGGCATAAATATCCTGGCCGGCAGAACCTGATCGCCATTTTGAGGATTTCCGTTCGCCGTCGCGTTCAAACTGCCGGTCCTTGATGGCTTCTTTCCGGGAATCGGGAGGCAGAACGTCGGGAGTGGTCCAGACAGCGATAAGGACGGACTCCTGAGCACACCAGTCGGACAGAACCTTTGTCTTTTCATCGAACAGATCCGATAAGTCAAGACCAAGGCGCCCGGAAGTCCGGATCGCCGAATCCAGACTCTCCCGGACCGCCCGTCTGGATTCCAGAGGATCCCGGGAGAAGGACAGCTGGACGATGTGTCCTCCCCGCCCCACCGCCGTATTCAGGACATCGGCGATTTTTCCCACAAGAACGTCGAATTCGGGCCCTCCCACGAGGGACGCCACGCCACCGACGGACAGAAGTGTCACGAGAGAACCGTCCCTGGCCGCCAGGACATACTTCGAGTCTGCCGTTTCGAGTTCTACGAAGGCGCCTGCGGATCGTCCCAGACCGTCCAGAAGACTTCCCGCGATAGATGAACCGATGCTCATTCCCGATTTCTCCATTGTGACGAATTTGTGACGTGACCTTAAACGGAGGGCTTGGAATTTCAATCCGTTTTGATCCGGTTAGACTTTGGCAGACACCGGATAAGTTGTTAAAAAACAAGTATT
Encoded proteins:
- a CDS encoding IcmB, encoding MSIGSSIAGSLLDGLGRSAGAFVELETADSKYVLAARDGSLVTLLSVGGVASLVGGPEFDVLVGKIADVLNTAVGRGGHIVQLSFSRDPLESRRAVRESLDSAIRTSGRLGLDLSDLFDEKTKVLSDWCAQESVLIAVWTTPDVLPPDSRKEAIKDRQFERDGERKSSKWRSGSAGQDIYAGLARLREKHRAVVSNFEMGLSQTGFLVRALDCHTALRQIRHMVDPDVTPEEWRPRLPGDKIPVRYPDPGEDLIDCVQWPQVAQQVVPRPAEVLDLETVRLGDRYIRTFSVTMPQLSPVPFGELFSYLREIPWRILFRFEGNGIGSLSWRPVVAQILSFVSARNKQILAGAEDIRARFLAGQPVVRISMAVCTWGEDGKEVRRNASILQQALNAWGGVEATARTGDPFLGLVSTVPGLSRRSVAPVLIAPLSEVAPTIPVRPASVFEKGALLLRSPDGKILPFQPGSPLQSSWIELGFAPSGGGKSVFSNALNLALSLLPGLRRLPRIAILDIGPSSSGLISLLKGALPEGKKHLAAHYRVTMSSDYSVNPFDLPLGYRTPLPAHRAFLANFLSLLATPLGANDPYDGVSGIASLVVDRAYSSLEDREANASPREYAPHIDPVVDQALSEIAFPFEKHPKLYWWDVVDALYDQGRIREAWLAQTHAVPNLKDIPSIASDPAVTSEYRLTTPTGESVVEYFKRRIQEAIREYPILAGETKFDLGEARVVALDLDAVCPKGSGPAARQTAVMYLLGRYMLVRDFFLDAEEAVLAPDRYKAFHLDRARDLKEDAKRLVFDEFHRTDAAPLVRTQVMTDIREGRKRGIQIALFSQSINDFDETMVDLSTSVWILGAATKQAIDKAGKIFGFSESVLGAMEKIGSPSKAGANLIARMVTNRGTFQQFVTNTLGPIELWAFSTTSQDAVLRDELYRLLGPVEARKRLATRFPGGSAREEIERRSQNMKDRGESGDADKTVVQQLVEEMEKKR